Part of the Polyangium spumosum genome is shown below.
TCTCCGGATTCACGTCCTCGATCGGCTTGCGCTCGCGCAGATACTTCCGGATCGCCTCATTCTGCACGAGGATCGGCTCGAGGAGCGCGCCACGCGCCTTCACGTCCGCCTCGTTGTCGGAGGGGTATTTGCCGAGGATGAGCGCCACGGCCTGGAGCATCAGCGATTGCCCCTTCGCGCGCGCGTCCTTCACGTGGGCGAACGTCAGGACCCCGCCCGGCCCCTCGATGGCGGCGCGGTATTGCGCTTCGAGGTTCTTCAGGCGCGCCACCTGCCGCGTGAGGCCGAGCTCGGTCACGAGCGTGTTGTAATCGGGCTGCGCGACACGATCGAGGATACGGTTCACCTCGGCGAGCTCCTCCACGAAGGGGAGGGACGTGACGCCGCCCGCGCCCTTCGGGAGCAGGACCGTGAGCATCTTTTGCGCCGCCTCCGCGAGCGGATCGTCCGGCGCCGACGCCCGGATCTGCGCCTCCGCCCCGTCGCGGAAGGCCGTGATCGCGGCGTCCACGTAGATATCGAGCTGCCTGGCCTCGGGGGAATAGGTGGTGAGCTTGCGGCCCGCCCATTTCGCCTCCAGCGCGCGCGTGTCCTTGTCGTGCGTGATCGCCTCGTCCACGTGCAGGACGACGTCCGAATGCCCGGCGACGAGGGCGAGCTTCCGCACCTGGTACAGGGCGAAGAGGCGGCGGCCGGTCGAGAAGGTGTAAAAGGTGAG
Proteins encoded:
- a CDS encoding DUF6261 family protein produces the protein MTPLLASLLTFYTFSTGRRLFALYQVRKLALVAGHSDVVLHVDEAITHDKDTRALEAKWAGRKLTTYSPEARQLDIYVDAAITAFRDGAEAQIRASAPDDPLAEAAQKMLTVLLPKGAGGVTSLPFVEELAEVNRILDRVAQPDYNTLVTELGLTRQVARLKNLEAQYRAAIEGPGGVLTFAHVKDARAKGQSLMLQAVALILGKYPSDNEADVKARGALLEPILVQNEAIRKYLRERKPIEDVNPETGEIEQGGDA